One Nocardia iowensis DNA window includes the following coding sequences:
- a CDS encoding DUF6766 family protein yields MAHFRRWGAVYLLLVLFAGSWVAQFFTQLVEYRNTQHEHGQPFQWSGYWPDFLASTFENWQSEWLQLVFQALLLLGAKHWIFRVDAENAERIESKIDDLRAYLIPPDQQTPVPHD; encoded by the coding sequence ATGGCACACTTCAGGCGTTGGGGAGCTGTTTATCTACTGCTCGTGCTGTTCGCCGGATCGTGGGTCGCGCAGTTCTTCACCCAGCTCGTCGAATACCGCAATACCCAGCACGAGCACGGACAGCCGTTCCAGTGGTCCGGCTACTGGCCGGACTTTCTGGCCAGCACCTTCGAGAACTGGCAGAGCGAATGGCTGCAGCTCGTCTTCCAGGCCCTTCTGTTGCTGGGCGCCAAGCACTGGATCTTCCGGGTAGACGCGGAAAACGCCGAACGTATCGAGTCCAAAATCGACGACCTGCGCGCCTACCTGATACCGCCGGACCAGCAAACCCCAGTCCCCCACGATTGA
- a CDS encoding short-chain fatty acid transporter, translating to MTSTIEEASSEKGLARVAQLLARWTEKWFPDAYVVALAGVFLVAVAALANGSSPKAVVNAFGDGFWDLTAFTLQMAMVVLSGYVVATSPPIARLIDRLATVPQTAAGAVSFVAFLSCSISLLNWGLSLVFGGLLARAIARRTDLRVDYRALGAAAFMGLGAVWALGISSSAAQLQATATSLPPALLKITGVLDFGRTIFTWQSMLTCAIILALTVVIAHFSAPKGAAIKTAQELEVDLDDQPAEVAPRSRPGEWLEYSPILPALAGLMTVGWLISQLFSKPILTVVSSLNGYLLIFLMLGLVLHGTPRKFLQAVSLAVPATAGILVQFPLYAAMAAILTKAKGRGGVTVSEHLAEFFTSIGGGGSFAIVIAIYTVVLGLFVPSGGGKWLVEAPYVMQSATDVQMNLGWTVQIYNVAEALPNLINPFFMLPLLAVLKLRARDLVGFTFLQFIFHLPVVLLLVWLLGMTFDYVPPILPSQ from the coding sequence ATGACGTCCACGATTGAAGAAGCCAGCTCGGAGAAGGGGCTCGCGCGGGTTGCGCAGTTGCTCGCCAGGTGGACGGAGAAGTGGTTCCCGGATGCCTATGTGGTCGCGCTTGCCGGGGTGTTCTTGGTGGCGGTCGCCGCGCTGGCCAACGGCTCGTCGCCGAAAGCGGTCGTCAATGCGTTCGGTGATGGCTTCTGGGATCTGACCGCCTTCACGCTGCAGATGGCGATGGTGGTGCTCAGCGGGTACGTCGTCGCCACGTCCCCGCCGATCGCGCGGCTGATCGACCGGCTGGCCACCGTGCCGCAAACCGCTGCTGGCGCAGTGAGTTTCGTCGCGTTCCTGTCCTGCTCGATATCGCTGCTGAACTGGGGACTCAGCTTGGTTTTCGGCGGTCTGCTTGCCCGTGCGATCGCCCGTCGCACCGATCTACGGGTGGACTATCGCGCGCTCGGCGCGGCGGCGTTCATGGGCTTGGGTGCCGTGTGGGCGCTGGGCATATCCTCCTCGGCGGCGCAGCTACAGGCCACCGCCACCTCCCTGCCGCCGGCCCTGCTGAAGATCACCGGTGTCCTCGACTTCGGACGCACCATCTTCACCTGGCAATCCATGCTCACCTGCGCCATCATCCTGGCGCTGACCGTGGTGATCGCGCACTTCTCGGCACCGAAGGGCGCGGCCATCAAAACGGCTCAGGAACTAGAGGTCGATCTGGACGACCAGCCCGCGGAAGTGGCGCCGCGCTCGCGACCCGGGGAATGGCTCGAGTACAGCCCCATCCTGCCCGCTTTGGCGGGCCTGATGACGGTCGGCTGGTTGATCTCCCAACTCTTCAGCAAGCCGATCCTCACCGTTGTCAGCAGCCTCAACGGCTACTTGCTGATCTTCCTCATGCTCGGCTTGGTCCTGCACGGGACGCCGCGCAAGTTCTTGCAAGCCGTCTCCCTCGCCGTACCCGCCACGGCCGGGATTCTGGTGCAATTTCCCCTATACGCCGCTATGGCCGCGATCCTTACCAAAGCGAAGGGCAGGGGCGGCGTCACGGTCTCCGAGCACCTCGCCGAGTTCTTCACGAGCATCGGCGGCGGCGGGAGCTTCGCCATCGTCATCGCCATCTACACGGTGGTGCTGGGCCTTTTCGTCCCGTCCGGCGGCGGAAAGTGGCTGGTGGAAGCCCCTTACGTGATGCAGTCAGCGACCGACGTCCAGATGAACCTGGGCTGGACGGTCCAGATCTACAACGTCGCCGAGGCGCTGCCGAACCTCATCAATCCGTTCTTCATGCTGCCCCTGCTGGCAGTACTCAAACTGCGGGCGCGCGACCTCGTCGGTTTCACGTTCTTGCAGTTCATCTTCCACCTGCCGGTGGTATTGCTGCTGGTGTGGTTGCTCGGCATGACGTTCGACTACGTCCCGCCGATCTTGCCCAGCCAGTGA
- a CDS encoding helix-turn-helix transcriptional regulator, producing the protein MSPVKRGESLPIYNRIGVLRAERRMSRAELAARIEVNPQTVGALERGDHYPSLDLAMRICDVFGLPVEAVFSRTQFAPLSTELYGRTT; encoded by the coding sequence ATGAGTCCGGTGAAGAGGGGTGAAAGCCTACCGATCTACAACCGTATCGGCGTGCTTCGGGCCGAGCGGCGGATGAGCCGGGCTGAGCTGGCCGCGCGTATCGAGGTCAATCCGCAGACCGTCGGAGCGCTCGAGCGCGGTGACCACTACCCGAGCCTCGACCTGGCGATGCGCATCTGCGACGTCTTCGGGTTGCCGGTGGAGGCGGTGTTCTCTCGCACGCAGTTCGCGCCGCTGTCCACCGAGCTCTACGGGCGCACCACTTGA
- a CDS encoding flavin-containing monooxygenase, translating to MTGSMPSVAVIGAGFGGLAAAIELDRNGIHTYEVFERGDSVGGVWRANSYPGAACDVPSPTYCFSYALEPEWSARYGSQPEIHAYLRRCADRFGITPKIRFGTEVVAATFRDEGRWVVEFADGRTKEFDALICATGQLSRPRIPNLDGLADFAGAQFHSAEWDHSVELAGKRVAVVGSGASAIQLVPAIVDRVALMHVVQRSPNWVANKYNHRGTGLAHRLAHRLPGMARLEHNVEWLWYEMRVPMIFNAADPLRALYHALLRAKIRREIKDPALRAAVTPDYKIGCNRVLLSTDWYPALDRPHVRVHTEGVRRVTPTGLVLADGTAIDVDVIVWCTGFTPNEYLAPIDITGRDGRKLHTEWKRGPQAYLGISASGYPNLFMMYGPNTGSLTNTITFLLEKQARYTRLALQHLARTGGWLDVRPDVQDRFNAKLQRRLRNTVFTSGCPGWYHTEEGKVFAVWPGSHVAYAAATRTFDPACYEHGGLRK from the coding sequence ATGACCGGATCAATGCCATCGGTGGCCGTCATCGGCGCTGGGTTCGGCGGCTTGGCCGCCGCTATCGAGCTGGACCGCAATGGGATTCACACCTACGAGGTGTTCGAGCGAGGTGATTCCGTCGGCGGAGTGTGGCGGGCGAACAGCTATCCCGGCGCCGCGTGTGACGTGCCGTCGCCGACCTACTGCTTCTCCTACGCGCTGGAACCGGAGTGGTCGGCGCGTTACGGGTCACAGCCGGAAATCCACGCGTATCTGCGCCGCTGCGCCGACCGGTTCGGCATCACACCCAAGATCAGGTTCGGCACCGAAGTGGTCGCGGCGACCTTCCGTGACGAGGGACGCTGGGTCGTCGAGTTCGCCGACGGCCGGACCAAGGAGTTCGACGCACTGATCTGCGCCACCGGACAGTTGTCCCGGCCGAGGATTCCGAACCTGGACGGGCTCGCGGATTTCGCTGGCGCGCAGTTCCATTCGGCCGAGTGGGATCACTCCGTCGAGCTGGCGGGCAAACGCGTCGCGGTGGTCGGCAGCGGCGCGAGCGCCATCCAACTGGTGCCCGCCATCGTGGACCGGGTCGCGTTGATGCACGTCGTCCAGCGCTCCCCGAACTGGGTCGCCAACAAGTACAACCACCGCGGCACCGGTCTCGCCCATCGACTGGCGCATCGGCTGCCCGGTATGGCCCGGCTGGAACACAACGTCGAATGGCTCTGGTACGAAATGCGGGTACCGATGATCTTCAATGCCGCGGACCCGCTGCGCGCGCTCTATCACGCACTGCTGCGCGCGAAGATTCGCCGGGAGATCAAGGATCCGGCACTGCGTGCGGCGGTGACGCCGGACTACAAGATCGGCTGCAATCGCGTGCTCCTGTCCACCGACTGGTACCCGGCGCTGGATCGTCCGCATGTGCGCGTGCACACCGAGGGCGTGCGGCGGGTGACGCCGACAGGTCTGGTGCTCGCCGACGGCACCGCAATCGACGTCGACGTGATCGTGTGGTGCACCGGCTTCACGCCGAACGAGTACCTGGCGCCGATCGACATCACCGGACGCGACGGCCGGAAACTGCACACCGAATGGAAGCGCGGCCCGCAGGCGTACCTGGGCATCAGCGCGTCCGGGTACCCGAATCTGTTCATGATGTACGGCCCGAACACCGGTTCGCTGACCAACACCATCACCTTCCTGTTGGAAAAGCAGGCTCGGTACACCCGGCTGGCCTTGCAGCACTTGGCGCGGACGGGCGGCTGGCTCGATGTCCGGCCAGACGTGCAGGACCGTTTCAACGCCAAACTGCAACGGCGACTGCGCAATACGGTCTTCACCAGCGGCTGCCCCGGCTGGTATCACACCGAGGAAGGCAAGGTCTTCGCGGTATGGCCCGGTTCGCACGTCGCCTATGCCGCCGCCACCCGGACCTTCGATCCGGCCTGCTACGAGCATGGTGGTCTGCGGAAGTGA
- a CDS encoding AraC family transcriptional regulator — MMVAAVSVAPGWDHPRAAAAARILVEVGTERGMTVGACLAGSGLRAEDLVAPGFQLEAGQELTVARNLIRALGDSPGLGTEAGRRYTIASLGIWGYAILSSPTLREVLRLGVRYAELSFAFIQPVLEESGAEVAVVFDDEQIPADVRDFFVERELAKIAHLLPVAVDPRHRVRIETRFTGPRAAALAAVLGDVSLRSGAPRHRIVVQRTALDASLPHADPIAVRELEAQCLRTLEARRARRGVAAHVRSLVLAELDTGPTMARIADYLHIDARTLRRRLRAEGTTYRELVDEVRAAIADELLAAGLTLADVARRLGYHDAAGFSRAYRRWTGTAPGRSRR; from the coding sequence ATGATGGTGGCGGCGGTATCGGTGGCGCCGGGCTGGGATCATCCGCGTGCGGCGGCAGCGGCTCGGATTCTGGTCGAGGTGGGCACCGAGCGCGGAATGACCGTCGGAGCCTGCCTGGCCGGTAGCGGCCTGCGCGCCGAAGATCTGGTCGCGCCGGGCTTTCAGCTGGAGGCGGGGCAGGAATTGACCGTGGCCCGCAACCTGATCAGAGCTCTCGGGGACAGTCCTGGGCTCGGCACCGAGGCTGGTCGCAGGTATACCATTGCCAGCCTGGGGATCTGGGGCTACGCGATCCTGTCCAGCCCGACGTTGCGCGAGGTGCTGCGCCTCGGCGTGCGATACGCCGAACTGTCCTTCGCGTTCATCCAGCCGGTGCTCGAGGAGTCCGGCGCCGAGGTGGCGGTGGTGTTCGATGACGAGCAGATCCCGGCGGACGTGCGCGATTTCTTCGTCGAGCGCGAATTGGCCAAGATCGCGCACCTGCTGCCGGTGGCGGTCGACCCGCGGCACCGGGTGCGCATCGAGACCCGCTTCACGGGCCCGCGCGCGGCGGCATTGGCTGCCGTGCTCGGTGACGTCTCGCTGCGCTCGGGAGCTCCGCGGCACCGAATCGTCGTGCAGCGCACCGCGCTCGACGCCTCCCTGCCGCATGCCGATCCGATCGCCGTCCGCGAACTCGAGGCGCAATGCCTGCGCACCCTCGAGGCTCGGCGCGCCCGCCGCGGTGTCGCGGCGCACGTGCGGTCGCTGGTGCTCGCCGAGCTCGACACCGGACCGACGATGGCACGGATCGCCGACTACCTGCACATCGACGCCCGCACCCTGCGCCGCAGGCTGCGGGCTGAGGGCACCACCTACCGCGAGCTGGTCGACGAGGTGCGCGCGGCGATCGCGGACGAACTGCTCGCCGCCGGCCTCACCCTCGCCGACGTCGCCCGCCGCCTCGGCTACCACGACGCGGCGGGATTCTCCCGTGCCTACCGGCGATGGACGGGCACGGCGCCCGGCCGGTCCCGTCGCTGA
- a CDS encoding oxygenase MpaB family protein produces MVTDTSNSAAADAIPSEFRYWTRITDPRVQRARRIMRRAVGFDPQPDETMVRNFAAAYYQADPVAEAFVDEVYLGELGPKAGRAMLDQALAHGVESVPDSPPSLVRLFAEFEKAPEWLDPALVEQGARVFRRWGTSVFSFATTSTLEMYSESSITKPLSYTGGYAGERAHKRQLETVRFWIDVSEPGGLAQRGRGRQTAMRVRIMHVFLRRKLIQRPEWDRAAWGVPISVGDATLTLMAGSVVPGLALWSIGYQTTIREIEATMHFWRYVGHLLGVQPDWYPLNFRDGVRLMFAAFVKRAHTAGTDGAELVESYLPAFEPKPGTPWPKRIRDELNYRMQIGYTAVWLPPATYARHAMPRRFPWVLHPILQAPVIFSLETLRRTVPGVDDLADRVQRRRRETWYRNEVGDRAAEFRPVEEFRR; encoded by the coding sequence ATGGTCACCGACACCTCGAACAGCGCAGCGGCGGACGCCATACCGTCCGAATTCCGATACTGGACAAGGATTACCGATCCGCGAGTCCAGCGGGCACGCCGAATCATGCGCCGCGCCGTCGGCTTCGACCCGCAGCCCGACGAAACCATGGTCAGGAACTTCGCCGCGGCCTACTACCAAGCCGACCCGGTCGCCGAGGCTTTCGTGGACGAGGTCTATCTCGGTGAGCTCGGCCCGAAGGCGGGCCGAGCGATGCTCGATCAGGCACTGGCGCACGGCGTCGAGTCCGTGCCGGACTCTCCGCCGTCGCTGGTCCGGTTGTTCGCCGAATTCGAAAAAGCACCCGAATGGCTGGATCCGGCGCTGGTCGAACAGGGTGCTCGGGTGTTCCGCCGCTGGGGCACTTCGGTATTCAGCTTCGCCACCACCAGCACGCTGGAGATGTATTCGGAAAGCTCGATCACCAAGCCGCTTTCGTACACCGGCGGCTACGCGGGCGAACGCGCGCACAAGCGGCAGCTGGAGACGGTGCGGTTCTGGATCGACGTCTCCGAGCCAGGGGGACTGGCGCAGCGAGGGCGCGGGCGGCAGACCGCCATGCGGGTGCGCATCATGCATGTCTTCTTGCGCCGCAAATTGATTCAGCGGCCAGAATGGGACCGCGCCGCCTGGGGTGTGCCGATCAGCGTGGGCGATGCGACCCTCACGCTGATGGCGGGCAGTGTGGTGCCCGGCCTTGCGCTGTGGAGCATCGGGTATCAGACCACGATCCGCGAAATCGAAGCGACGATGCACTTTTGGCGCTACGTGGGCCACTTGCTCGGTGTCCAGCCGGACTGGTACCCCTTGAACTTTCGAGACGGCGTGCGATTGATGTTCGCCGCGTTCGTCAAACGCGCACACACCGCGGGCACCGACGGCGCGGAGCTGGTGGAGTCCTACCTGCCCGCCTTCGAGCCGAAGCCGGGAACGCCGTGGCCCAAGCGAATTCGCGACGAACTCAACTACCGGATGCAGATCGGCTACACCGCCGTTTGGCTACCACCGGCGACCTACGCCCGTCACGCCATGCCCCGCCGCTTCCCGTGGGTGCTGCATCCCATCCTGCAAGCACCGGTGATCTTCAGCCTGGAGACCCTGCGCCGCACCGTTCCCGGTGTCGACGATCTCGCCGACCGGGTGCAGCGCCGACGCCGCGAAACCTGGTACCGCAATGAGGTCGGCGATCGGGCCGCCGAATTCCGGCCGGTCGAAGAATTCCGAAGGTAG
- a CDS encoding TetR/AcrR family transcriptional regulator has translation MSGADRRRRPQQVRARESRERILTAAAQLFAERGIADTSTNRIAAQAGMSIGSLYRYFADKDNIVEELRERVLSELEERFAATVLTGLTVSPREAVAASLRAIVEVVAQREGLVRALAAEATVQGVGLPDLERRLLVLTRAYLLHQLGPGPQEELEVRAFVMANAGLAASLRFALGPTPAVDRDRLITETADMIGDWLDAVAHRREDGGRLPRQDRSTIR, from the coding sequence ATGTCCGGCGCTGACCGGCGGCGACGCCCCCAGCAGGTGCGGGCTCGGGAATCCCGGGAACGCATTCTGACCGCTGCCGCTCAGCTTTTCGCCGAACGCGGTATCGCCGACACCTCGACGAACCGCATCGCGGCGCAAGCCGGGATGAGCATCGGGTCGCTGTACCGGTACTTCGCCGACAAGGACAACATCGTCGAAGAGCTGCGTGAGCGGGTGCTGAGCGAGCTGGAGGAGCGGTTCGCCGCGACCGTGCTGACCGGCCTCACGGTGTCACCGCGCGAAGCGGTAGCCGCCAGCCTGCGCGCGATCGTCGAGGTGGTGGCACAGCGGGAGGGGCTGGTCCGCGCACTCGCTGCGGAGGCAACCGTACAGGGTGTCGGTCTACCCGACCTGGAGCGCAGACTGCTGGTGCTCACCAGGGCCTACCTGCTGCACCAGCTCGGCCCGGGCCCGCAGGAAGAACTCGAAGTCCGCGCCTTCGTCATGGCGAACGCTGGCCTCGCGGCAAGCCTGCGCTTCGCCCTCGGCCCGACACCCGCCGTCGATCGCGACCGCCTGATCACCGAGACCGCCGACATGATCGGCGACTGGCTCGACGCCGTCGCCCACCGCCGCGAAGACGGCGGGCGGCTACCCCGACAAGATCGATCGACCATTCGCTAG
- a CDS encoding dienelactone hydrolase family protein: MPVPPYMRPFVLPVAEVRRERAGAIDIYRPQEINGEPEPIIVFVPGGPLPPDLQAMPRDWPVFVGYGSLAAAHGAVGITVEHHLYSLDDYAAAADEVAAAVDTARNLPGVGPDRVALWFFSGGGLLSADWLRMPPSWLRCVAASYPVLAPLPGWRVDARFDPVAALASATGLPILLTRVGRERPEIAATVAAFSAAATRHRAELEVIDVPDAHHAFDTIDDTDASRTAISRAMSWVTSTLSA, from the coding sequence GTGCCGGTTCCGCCGTATATGCGTCCGTTCGTACTGCCTGTGGCCGAAGTCCGCCGCGAACGTGCGGGTGCCATCGACATCTACCGTCCGCAGGAAATCAACGGCGAGCCGGAGCCGATCATTGTCTTCGTACCTGGCGGGCCACTGCCGCCGGACCTGCAAGCGATGCCGCGCGACTGGCCGGTGTTCGTCGGCTACGGATCGTTGGCGGCAGCTCATGGCGCTGTCGGAATCACCGTGGAGCACCACCTGTATTCGCTGGACGACTACGCGGCCGCAGCGGACGAGGTGGCCGCGGCTGTCGATACGGCCCGAAATCTGCCCGGCGTAGGCCCCGATCGGGTGGCGTTGTGGTTCTTTTCCGGCGGCGGACTGCTCAGTGCCGACTGGCTGCGCATGCCGCCATCGTGGTTACGTTGTGTCGCGGCAAGCTATCCCGTTCTCGCGCCGTTGCCGGGCTGGCGGGTCGATGCGCGGTTCGACCCGGTGGCTGCGCTCGCGTCGGCGACTGGACTGCCCATTCTGTTGACCCGGGTGGGGCGCGAGCGCCCCGAGATCGCCGCCACCGTAGCCGCGTTCAGCGCGGCGGCCACCCGGCATCGAGCCGAACTCGAGGTGATCGACGTGCCGGACGCCCACCACGCCTTCGACACGATCGATGACACCGACGCCTCCCGCACGGCTATCTCGCGCGCCATGTCCTGGGTGACTTCGACGCTGTCGGCGTAA
- a CDS encoding glycosyltransferase — MRKVVIVGIGSRGDIAPLTGIGVRLQQAGHQVVVAAPALFADLVSGCGLEFRQLDADLGIDADLSDVNPLRALAAFWAPSGVRATGEGVLAALRDEPADALLLSPLAELAGHPLAEAKGIPSVGVRLQPLSATAEYPPAVLGAWSAGAGGNRLAAGAGAWVVDRLYSGVVGEFRRQLGLPKMSTRALRRRRTEAEWPVLHGYSTTVVPRPVDWRPNLEVVGYWWPARPKAWRPPAELVAFLDAGPAPVFVGFGSLVNTERQAARLSDIVRRALRAAGVRGVIQAGWAGLEAVDEGISTIGEVPHDWLFPRMAAVVHHCGAGTTAAGLRAGVPAIAVPAMGDQPFWARRLTELGVSVATIPHRKLTTDRLVSAIHTAVTDPSLQDNARQLADRIAVEDGAGQALTILETLLDTVDEIP, encoded by the coding sequence TTGCGCAAAGTCGTGATCGTCGGTATCGGTAGTCGCGGAGATATCGCGCCACTGACGGGGATCGGTGTTCGTTTACAACAGGCAGGGCATCAGGTCGTGGTGGCCGCGCCCGCGCTGTTCGCGGACCTGGTCAGCGGCTGCGGGCTGGAATTTCGACAACTCGATGCCGATCTCGGCATCGACGCGGACCTCTCGGATGTGAATCCCCTTCGGGCGCTCGCGGCCTTCTGGGCGCCCAGCGGCGTCCGCGCGACCGGCGAAGGAGTGCTGGCGGCTCTGCGCGATGAGCCTGCCGACGCTCTGCTGCTGTCACCGCTGGCCGAGTTGGCCGGACATCCGCTCGCCGAGGCGAAAGGCATTCCGTCGGTTGGTGTGCGATTGCAGCCATTATCGGCCACTGCCGAGTACCCACCCGCGGTCCTGGGCGCCTGGTCGGCCGGTGCTGGTGGCAACCGGCTGGCCGCCGGGGCGGGCGCATGGGTTGTCGATCGCCTCTACTCCGGTGTCGTCGGTGAGTTCCGGCGACAACTGGGGTTGCCCAAGATGTCGACCCGAGCATTGCGGCGCCGTCGAACTGAGGCCGAATGGCCGGTACTGCACGGGTATTCGACCACGGTGGTGCCGCGACCGGTCGATTGGCGGCCGAATCTCGAGGTGGTCGGCTACTGGTGGCCTGCCCGCCCGAAGGCGTGGCGGCCACCGGCAGAATTGGTCGCGTTCCTCGACGCTGGACCGGCTCCGGTGTTCGTCGGTTTCGGCAGCCTGGTCAACACCGAGCGACAGGCCGCGCGGCTGTCCGATATCGTGCGCCGCGCCTTGCGTGCGGCCGGCGTGCGCGGCGTCATTCAGGCCGGTTGGGCAGGTCTCGAGGCGGTCGATGAGGGTATATCGACGATCGGCGAGGTGCCGCACGACTGGCTTTTCCCGCGAATGGCCGCGGTTGTCCACCACTGTGGGGCCGGGACGACCGCCGCGGGACTGCGCGCCGGTGTGCCCGCAATCGCGGTGCCCGCCATGGGGGACCAACCTTTCTGGGCACGACGCCTCACCGAACTCGGCGTCAGCGTCGCGACCATTCCCCACCGCAAACTGACCACCGATCGGCTCGTTTCAGCGATTCACACCGCTGTGACCGACCCCTCACTACAGGACAATGCCCGGCAGCTGGCCGATCGGATCGCCGTTGAAGACGGTGCCGGACAAGCCCTCACCATCCTCGAAACCTTGCTCGACACAGTCGACGAGATCCCCTGA
- a CDS encoding MFS transporter, translating into MQSKWWTLIGVCVGVFMILLDVTIVNVALPDIQTHFTATLTDLQWVIDAYVLTLAAFLLTGGTVADLVGRRIVFAYGLVIFTLASLLCGLANGVLMLSLSRALQGVGGAIMFATSLALLAAAFPPKERGIAFGAFGGITGVALAIGPVLGGALTSGLSWRWIFLVNLPVGIAALLITVFGMTESRDPAQRRVDVPGAITFSAALALLVFGLIRSHPDGWGSVVVLGSLIGAAVLLVAFFVIESRSATPMFDLSLFRVPSFNGGLLAAWGISASLFSLFTFIAIYLQGAMQYSAFEVGLWFLPMTVVIFLTAGLAGWLSNMVPSGLLIAGGFVLVAVGLWLMRGSDPAGSWTHFLPGFVAAGAGAGLLNVPLAAVAVGVVAPERAGMASGINSTSRQVGIAIGVAALGSLLAARIQDSVRSSLSEGPLAEHADRFAMAASKGQAGTALQSLPEQQRGLAAQTAAQGYSTALDEILAVGAGIAIIVAVLTAVLIRQRDFVAGPEVDAEEPKPA; encoded by the coding sequence ATGCAGTCGAAATGGTGGACGCTGATCGGTGTTTGTGTCGGCGTATTCATGATCTTGCTCGACGTGACGATCGTGAACGTGGCGCTACCGGACATCCAAACCCACTTCACCGCGACGCTGACCGACCTGCAGTGGGTGATCGACGCCTACGTCCTCACCCTGGCGGCCTTCCTGCTGACCGGTGGGACCGTTGCCGATCTCGTCGGCCGTCGGATCGTCTTCGCCTACGGTCTGGTGATCTTCACCCTCGCGTCGCTGCTGTGCGGCCTCGCGAACGGTGTCCTGATGCTGTCGCTGTCCCGTGCGTTGCAGGGGGTCGGCGGCGCGATCATGTTCGCGACGTCGCTGGCGCTGCTCGCCGCGGCATTCCCGCCGAAGGAGCGGGGTATCGCGTTCGGCGCGTTCGGCGGGATCACCGGCGTCGCGCTGGCCATCGGGCCGGTGCTCGGCGGCGCCCTGACCAGCGGACTGTCCTGGCGCTGGATCTTCCTGGTCAACCTGCCGGTAGGCATCGCGGCCCTGCTGATCACGGTCTTCGGGATGACCGAGTCGCGTGACCCGGCACAGCGCCGCGTCGACGTGCCGGGCGCGATCACCTTCAGTGCGGCGCTGGCCCTGCTGGTCTTCGGCCTGATTCGCAGCCATCCCGACGGCTGGGGATCGGTTGTCGTCCTCGGCTCGTTGATCGGTGCCGCGGTGCTGCTCGTCGCGTTCTTCGTCATCGAGAGTCGTTCCGCGACACCGATGTTCGATCTGAGCCTGTTCCGGGTGCCCAGCTTCAACGGCGGGCTGCTCGCCGCCTGGGGCATTTCGGCCTCGCTGTTCTCGCTGTTCACCTTTATCGCCATCTACCTGCAAGGCGCCATGCAGTATTCGGCGTTCGAGGTCGGGCTGTGGTTCCTCCCGATGACCGTGGTGATCTTCTTGACGGCGGGGCTGGCGGGTTGGCTCAGCAATATGGTGCCCTCCGGCCTGCTCATCGCGGGCGGTTTCGTCCTGGTCGCCGTGGGGCTGTGGCTGATGCGCGGCAGCGACCCGGCCGGAAGCTGGACGCATTTCCTGCCGGGGTTCGTCGCCGCGGGCGCGGGCGCGGGATTGCTCAACGTCCCGTTGGCGGCCGTCGCGGTCGGGGTGGTCGCCCCGGAACGTGCGGGGATGGCCTCGGGAATCAATTCGACCTCGCGCCAGGTCGGGATCGCGATCGGCGTCGCTGCGCTCGGCAGTCTGCTCGCCGCACGGATACAGGACAGCGTGCGTTCGTCCCTGTCCGAGGGGCCGCTGGCCGAGCACGCCGACCGGTTCGCCATGGCGGCCAGCAAAGGACAAGCGGGCACGGCACTCCAGTCGCTCCCCGAACAACAGCGTGGCCTCGCGGCACAGACTGCCGCGCAAGGCTATTCGACTGCGCTCGACGAAATCCTGGCCGTCGGTGCCGGTATCGCAATCATCGTGGCAGTACTGACCGCCGTGCTGATCAGGCAGCGAGACTTCGTGGCCGGCCCCGAAGTCGACGCCGAGGAACCCAAACCGGCCTGA
- a CDS encoding SGNH/GDSL hydrolase family protein — translation MSDPLAQPILTEDTDPYCLDDRASDELLAGAPWRRYAVLGDSVAAGTGDPSPGYRTIPWADRVAAALRRVQPDLAYLNTGRLGAVTGEVVATQLDPVLRFEPDLVHVNCGANDLLQPEPDVRAIRANLDTICTAIGEIGARITMFTFVDVKIRPRRPALRARLQALIDLTDDVAACYDAILVDVSEHPARLRSNLLSADRMHFSMAGHAVLAAEMIKALSAQR, via the coding sequence ATGTCCGATCCGTTGGCGCAACCGATCCTGACCGAGGACACCGATCCGTACTGTCTCGACGACCGCGCGTCCGACGAACTACTCGCGGGCGCGCCGTGGCGCAGATACGCGGTGCTGGGGGACAGTGTCGCCGCGGGCACCGGGGATCCGAGCCCCGGCTATCGGACCATCCCGTGGGCGGATCGCGTGGCCGCGGCATTGCGTCGGGTGCAGCCCGACCTCGCCTATCTGAACACCGGCAGGCTCGGCGCGGTGACTGGTGAAGTCGTTGCCACGCAACTGGATCCGGTGCTGCGGTTCGAACCGGACCTCGTCCACGTCAACTGCGGGGCCAACGACCTGTTGCAGCCGGAGCCGGATGTGCGGGCCATCCGCGCCAACCTCGACACGATCTGCACGGCGATAGGTGAGATCGGCGCTCGCATAACGATGTTCACGTTCGTCGACGTCAAGATCAGGCCGCGCAGACCTGCACTGCGTGCACGATTGCAGGCGCTGATCGATCTCACCGACGACGTCGCCGCCTGCTACGACGCGATTCTGGTCGACGTCTCGGAGCACCCGGCCCGGCTGCGGTCGAATCTGTTGAGCGCGGACCGGATGCACTTCTCGATGGCCGGACACGCGGTATTGGCCGCGGAAATGATCAAGGCGCTCTCCGCGCAACGATAG